One genomic window of Actinoplanes lobatus includes the following:
- a CDS encoding helix-turn-helix transcriptional regulator: MANTSARMLRLLSLLQTHRYWPGSELAERLEVSARTLRRDVDRLRELGYPVDASRGVAGGYQLQAGAAMPPLLLDDEEAVAIAVGLRSAAAGSVAGFEETSVRALAKVIQLLPPRLRRRIDALQAVTTPGVFGGGPVLDAFTLTTCAMACRGEERLRFDYTPRQGESARRHVEPHRLVSLGRRWYLIAWDLDRGDWRSFRLDRLTGPQPTGARFRPRELPGGDPVRWLRSRMRTIPNRYAVSVVVRTDVATIRGFVGNWGEVEELPEGGCRLRMNIDDLGWPVMVLGVLNAPFTVESPEELREQVRRAGETLLRGAA, encoded by the coding sequence ATGGCGAATACGAGTGCACGGATGCTGCGGCTCCTGTCGCTGCTGCAGACACATCGCTACTGGCCCGGCTCGGAGCTCGCCGAGCGGCTCGAGGTCAGCGCCCGCACGCTGCGCCGGGACGTCGACCGGCTGCGCGAGCTCGGCTATCCGGTGGACGCCTCGCGCGGGGTGGCCGGCGGCTACCAGTTGCAGGCCGGTGCGGCCATGCCGCCCCTGCTGCTCGACGACGAGGAGGCGGTCGCCATCGCGGTCGGGCTGCGCAGCGCCGCCGCCGGCTCGGTGGCCGGTTTCGAGGAGACCTCGGTACGGGCACTCGCCAAGGTGATCCAGCTGCTCCCGCCCCGGCTGAGGCGCCGGATCGACGCCCTCCAGGCGGTCACCACGCCGGGCGTGTTCGGTGGCGGCCCGGTCCTCGACGCCTTCACCCTGACCACGTGCGCGATGGCCTGCCGGGGTGAGGAGCGGCTGCGGTTCGACTACACCCCGCGGCAGGGCGAGTCCGCCCGCCGCCATGTCGAGCCGCACCGCCTCGTCTCGCTGGGCCGACGGTGGTATCTGATCGCCTGGGACCTGGACCGTGGCGACTGGCGCAGTTTCCGCCTGGACCGGCTGACCGGCCCGCAGCCGACCGGCGCCCGGTTCCGCCCCCGCGAGCTGCCCGGCGGCGACCCGGTGCGGTGGCTGCGCTCCCGGATGCGGACCATCCCGAACCGGTACGCGGTGTCGGTCGTGGTGCGGACCGACGTGGCCACGATCCGCGGCTTCGTCGGCAACTGGGGCGAGGTGGAGGAGTTGCCGGAGGGCGGCTGCCGGCTGCGGATGAACATCGATGACCTGGGCTGGCCGGTCATGGTGCTCGGGGTGCTGAACGCGCCCTTCACCGTGGAATCCCCGGAGGAGCTGCGGGAACAGGTGCGCCGGGCGGGCGAGACGCTGCTGCGCGGCGCGGCCTAG
- a CDS encoding ABC transporter permease encodes MTSLVTDTRVVFSRELRPVLRDPFTVIFSMIQPLFFLGLFAPLLPDSPDGGSPLQWFVPGIIVMSCLFGSSMTGSNLLYEMQTGSHERMLVTPLRRPALLIGRALKEIVPMIAQAALIVAVCIPFGFELHLGGALLGVVILAGFCIGLGALSYTLALASKNKEWMFWTVQQTLLFPLLLLAGVLLPIENGPGWLQALSRINPMTYVVDAERALFNGEVLARSTLEGLVAAVLVGLLGLAAGVRAMQRSD; translated from the coding sequence ATGACATCGCTCGTCACCGACACCCGGGTGGTCTTCAGCCGGGAGCTGCGACCGGTCCTCCGCGACCCGTTCACCGTGATCTTCTCGATGATCCAGCCGCTGTTCTTCCTGGGCCTGTTCGCGCCGCTGCTGCCCGACTCACCGGACGGCGGCTCGCCGTTGCAGTGGTTCGTACCCGGGATCATCGTGATGTCCTGCCTCTTCGGCTCCTCGATGACCGGCTCCAACCTGCTCTACGAGATGCAGACCGGCTCGCACGAGCGGATGCTGGTCACCCCGCTGCGGCGGCCCGCGCTGCTGATCGGGCGGGCGCTCAAGGAGATCGTGCCGATGATCGCGCAGGCCGCCCTCATCGTGGCCGTCTGCATCCCGTTCGGCTTCGAGCTGCACCTCGGCGGGGCACTGCTCGGAGTGGTCATCCTGGCCGGGTTCTGCATCGGGCTGGGCGCGCTGTCGTACACGCTGGCGCTGGCCTCCAAGAACAAGGAGTGGATGTTCTGGACGGTCCAGCAGACCCTGCTGTTCCCGCTGCTCCTGCTGGCCGGCGTGCTGCTCCCGATCGAGAACGGGCCGGGCTGGTTGCAGGCCCTTTCCCGGATCAATCCCATGACGTACGTGGTGGACGCCGAACGGGCTCTGTTCAACGGCGAGGTGCTGGCCCGCAGCACGCTCGAGGGGCTGGTCGCGGCCGTACTGGTCGGGTTGCTCGGCCTGGCCGCCGGGGTCCGTGCCATGCAGCGCTCCGACTGA
- a CDS encoding ABC transporter ATP-binding protein, producing MIETRELTKHFKDVRAVDGINLTVARGELVAMLGPNGAGKSTTLRMLTTLIPPTSGSAEVAGFDVVRRQREVRLRIGYIGQGNGAGHSQRGRDELISQGRAYGMGVRAARTRADELIESLGLAEVANRTVSTLSGGQRRRLDIAMGLIHAPELLFLDEPSTGLDPQNRANLQEHILRLRAEHGTTIVLTTHYLDEADSMAERVIVIDHGRIIADDTPRQLKAKHVGDRVILGFAGPDGAAEAARASGGEQHGAQVRITTDDGPRLAARLAALGPDSIEVVRPTLDDVFLTLTGRSLREDASTPESELVEA from the coding sequence ATGATCGAGACGCGAGAGCTGACGAAGCACTTCAAGGACGTCCGCGCGGTCGACGGCATCAATCTGACGGTGGCGCGGGGCGAACTGGTCGCGATGCTCGGGCCGAACGGGGCCGGCAAGTCGACCACCCTGCGGATGCTGACCACCCTCATCCCCCCGACCAGCGGCAGCGCCGAGGTCGCCGGCTTCGACGTGGTCCGCCGTCAGCGTGAGGTGCGGCTCCGGATCGGGTACATCGGCCAGGGCAACGGCGCCGGGCACAGCCAGCGCGGCCGGGACGAGCTGATCAGCCAGGGCCGGGCGTACGGCATGGGAGTCCGCGCCGCCCGGACCCGCGCCGACGAGCTGATCGAGTCGCTCGGCCTCGCCGAGGTGGCGAACCGGACCGTCTCCACCCTCTCCGGCGGCCAGCGGCGCCGGCTGGACATCGCGATGGGCCTGATCCACGCGCCCGAGCTGCTCTTCCTCGACGAACCGTCGACCGGGCTGGACCCGCAGAACCGGGCCAACCTCCAGGAGCACATCCTGCGGCTGCGCGCCGAGCACGGGACCACCATCGTGCTCACCACGCACTACCTCGACGAGGCCGACTCGATGGCGGAGCGGGTGATCGTGATCGACCACGGCCGGATCATCGCCGACGACACGCCCCGGCAGCTCAAGGCGAAGCACGTCGGCGACCGGGTGATCCTGGGCTTCGCCGGTCCCGACGGGGCGGCCGAGGCGGCGCGCGCCTCCGGTGGCGAACAGCACGGTGCCCAGGTGCGGATCACCACCGACGACGGGCCCCGGCTCGCCGCCCGCCTGGCCGCCCTCGGGCCGGACTCGATCGAGGTCGTCCGCCCGACCCTGGACGACGTCTTCCTCACCCTGACCGGCCGCAGCCTGCGCGAGGACGCCAGCACGCCGGAATCCGAACTCGTGGAGGCCTGA